GTATCATTCGCGGTCGAGTAAAGTCAATATGTTCCGGAGCTCCGATTGCACCCGCTCGAGGCGGTCGGAGGCCGCTCCCGGCTTTTCCTCCCCGGCCGGGGGCCCGGCCGGCGCCTTCGGGGCCCTCTTTTTTTCGGGGACCGATTCCTTTGCGGAGCCGCCCGCGGGGCGGGCACCGAGCCGCTTGCGCGCCCCGGCGATCGTGAACCCCTCGTCGTAGAGGAGCCTGCGGATCTCGAGCAGGAGCTCGATATCCCTGGGGCGGTAGGTGCGGTGGCCCGACCGGCTCTTGGGCGGCGCCAGCGCCGGAAACTCCGTTTCCCAGAAGCGGAGGACATGGGCCGGGACGCCCACGATCCCGCACACTTCCCCGATTTTGTAATAGAGCTTGCTGGGTACGAACTCCATGGCCTCAGACCGATTTCAGGTTTTTCGACGGCTTGAACTTGATCGAATTCCTGCCCGGGATGAGCACCGGCTCTCCCGTCTGGGGGTTCACCCCCTTCTTGGCTCTGCGCCGCACCACGTTGAAGCAGCCGAACCCGCTGAGCAGGACCTTTTCCCCCAGCGTGAGCCGGCCTTTGATGGTCTCCAGAATGAAGTCTACAATCTTCTGGGACTCAAGGTAAGACAATCCTCCATGCGCTTCATGAATTCTTCTGCTGAGATCGCTTTTGTTCATTTTGGGAGGTCTTTGCATTCTGGCGCCTGGGCGCCCTGGTGCGTTGTTGAATTCGAACGGGAGCCGCAAAAAACCCGAAGTGTTCGCGGAGCCGGTTCACCAGGTACCGCTCCGTCGAAAAATGGAGCTTTTCGCGTCCGGAGCAGAAAACGACGA
This region of Acidobacteriota bacterium genomic DNA includes:
- a CDS encoding MerR family transcriptional regulator; translation: MEFVPSKLYYKIGEVCGIVGVPAHVLRFWETEFPALAPPKSRSGHRTYRPRDIELLLEIRRLLYDEGFTIAGARKRLGARPAGGSAKESVPEKKRAPKAPAGPPAGEEKPGAASDRLERVQSELRNILTLLDRE
- a CDS encoding HU family DNA-binding protein — translated: MNKSDLSRRIHEAHGGLSYLESQKIVDFILETIKGRLTLGEKVLLSGFGCFNVVRRRAKKGVNPQTGEPVLIPGRNSIKFKPSKNLKSV